The proteins below come from a single Corylus avellana chromosome ca3, CavTom2PMs-1.0 genomic window:
- the LOC132176230 gene encoding uncharacterized protein LOC132176230, translating to MRCIQFQTPLAPLHLHLKHKHPLRTSQLLWLSTNEPIELILHRPNNLPQLAPRPKALPSFLVLGASSAAKAGGDISVLLPTGAALFFLYFIANFLVPNFISKSFQFDKESEGQKQSDDD from the exons ATGAGGTGCATCCAATTCCAGACTCCGTTGGCTCCCCTGCACTTGCATCTCAAACACAAACACCCTCTAAGGACATCTCAACTGCTCTGGCTCTCTACCAATGAACCTATTGAGCTTATTCTACACAGACCAAACAACCTGCCACAGCTGGCTCCTAGGCCCAAGGCCCTTCCCAGTTTCCTTGTTCTCGGCGCTTCATCTGCAGCCAAGGCCGGCGGCGACATATCGGTCCTCCTCCCGACCGG TGCAGCACTTTTCTTTCTGTACTTCATAGCAAATTTCCTCGTGCCGAATTTCATCTCCAAGAGCTTCCAGTTTGACAAGGAAAGTGAAGGCCAGAAGCAAAGTGATGATGATTAA